One window of the Lepeophtheirus salmonis chromosome 7, UVic_Lsal_1.4, whole genome shotgun sequence genome contains the following:
- the Oseg2 gene encoding intraflagellar transport protein 172 homolog — protein MQLKYMKNLLECQDGAAKINCLTWSPNNLKLAVCTADRVILLFDETGEKRDKFSTKPADPKYGKRSYSVRGLQFSPDSTKLAVGQTDNIVFVYKVGEDWKDKKVICNKFVQTSAVTCLAWPSQGPIVIGLADGKIRTAHTKNNKASTMYSTDSFTVAIAVNSAGTGFLSGHLDGSIVRFYVAEDSNAYPQGKVMIHGNPPYALSWTHNHIVVAGCDKKVVFYSQEGNMFQQFDYFRDKNEKEFTVSISSPAGQAVCIGSFNRIRIYAWNNHKNLWEEKIAKEMPNVYTITALDWKCDGSRIVSGSLCGGVELFESVLRRSVWKNKFEITYVGSSQVLVKPLMKRARGVILKSIYGHDIEDVRIMGGDNYIIARTPETMLLGDMNKNLLSEIPWMNSGGNEKFYFESNNVCMVFNAGELNLVEYGKNELIGSVRTEFMNPHLISVRINERRQKGVENNKKLAYLLDLKTIALEDLVFGYSLGQITHDSKIDWLELNETGQRLLFRDKRSRLNLVDIETMYKTSILNFCTFVQWVPGSDVVVAQSRDQMGVWYNIDSPERVTLFPIKGDVVEVLREDGKTEVIVQEGHHQLSYQLDEGLIEFGTALDDGDFNRAITYLESLGNNIEAEAMWKTLAKLSLENKHLHVAEKCCAALGDVSKAKYLRETLNLADAHAVINEESGLQSDGMDSPDVWARLCILDKQFKAAEGIYLEQNKLDEAIGMYTRLNMWEEALNLAEAKGHPELDTLRNTHFKWLLETGQEEKAGSIKESEDKYMDALNLYLRAGLATRASRLVQSHNNLIEDSDTVDRVTSALLRGEFYEQAGELFEKTRQDDKALDCFRKGQSFNRAVELARYLFPSEVVVLEEEWGDYLVSNKQLDAAINHYIEAGRTLKALEAAINAKQWNKAVQIISVIDDGESGELNKYYFKLGGHYASIKEYKMAETFYLKGGMEKIAIEMYNSVAKWEEAHSLASRFMDTNEVTDMYVDQAQKLEEDGRFKEAEKLYISVREPDFAISMYKKQRQYDNMVRLVEAYHPDLVNSTHVHLAQELEQEGNHRAAEQHFLQAGDWKSVVHMYRGNDLWEEAYRVAQNKGGANAAKQVAFLWAKTLGGESAVKLLNKFGILEDGIEYACESYHFEFAFELAKLGAVEKTIDIHYKFAMALEDDGKFKEAEDEFVKAKRPKEAVLMYVHNQDWESAQRVAEEHDQSSVAEVLVGQAKVAFESKDFPKFESLLLRAKKSELAIKLYKSSDMWADALRVCREYSPHNLTELQREYDSISSNDKNKNMDGLISQALQWESNGDYERAIECYLRVDESNTNGDLKTVSSAWTSAAELAVKFLDISKAENVAKIVGPKLVGIQSYNPAAQMYLSIEMINEAIDVFIKAGEWGKAKKVAKELEPRLESYIDQRYKDFLKNEGKAEQLVSVDLNSALDMYVEQGNWSKALDTASTHGPEILHKYIALYATQLIRSQQSVNALHLYKKFGTPANPQNFNIYKKISMDIFSLKKCDFDTWSMLRDVLYDLSDNINKAPSSISKAAHEDFKLLLLISHFGTLRSVCQNHQQLKEISTKLSISLLRYSDVIPADKAFYEAGTDCRDIGWDNMAFVFLNRYLDLYEAMEEGSLDMLDNSDFVDTDVPFQVPLPETPYLSESEHDRIKEWVLAVSMDQKVEQQLPLDERMTYEASLVAVGTGVISPTCIITGYPVLGNKIEFSHGMVANKEDWNKFVMTSKMITDNDIQNIIQFLSSWSGMGNLTPGFAFQ, from the exons ATGCAGTTAAAGTATATGAAGAATTTGCTTGAATGTCAGGATGGTGCTGCTAAAATTAATTGTCTTACTTGGTCCCCAAATAACTTGAAGTTAGCTGTTTGTACAGCCGATAGGGTCATCTTGTTGTTTGATGAAACGGGAGAAAAACGGGATAAGTTCTCTACCAAACCTGCGGATCCTAAATATGGAAAACGGAGCTATTCA GTTCGGGGTCTTCAGTTTTCTCCAGATTCTACAAAATTGGCAGTGGGTCAAACagataatattgtatttgtatataag GTGGGAGAGGATTGGAAagacaaaaaagtcatttgcaACAAATTTGTTCAAACATCAGCAGTAACCTGTTTAGCATGGCCAAGTCAGGGACCCATTGTCATTGGACTTGCAGATGGTAAAATTCGTACAgcacatacaaaaaataacaaggcCAGCACAATGTATAGCACAGACTCGTTTACAGTTGCTATCGCCGTCAATTCAGCTGGGACTGGATTCCTGTCTGGTCATCTTGATGGATCCATAGTTCGATTTTACGTAGCTGAAGATTCTAATGCATATCCTCAAGGAAAAGTAATGATCCACGGAAATCCTCCATATGCTCTCTCATGGACTCACAACCATATTGTAGTTGCTGGATGTGACAAAAAAGTCGTATTCTATTCACAGGAAGGCAACATGTTCCAACAATTTGACTATTTTAGAGATAAAAATGAGAAGGAGTTTACAGTTTCCATCAGTTCTCCAGCTGGACAAGCTGTCTGTATTGGAAGTTTCAATCGAATTCGAATATATGCGTGGAATAACCATAAAAACCTTTGGGAAGAAAAAATAGCTAAAGAAATGCCTAACGTGTATACTATCACTGCCCTAGATTGGAAATGCGACGGCTCTCGAATAGTATCGGGTTCTTTGTGTGGGGGTGTGGAACTCTTTGAGTCTGTACTGAGACGTTCTGTATGGAAAAATAAGTTCGAAATTACTTACGTGGGCTCATCACAAGTTCTCGTTAAGCCACTTATGAAAAGAGCACGAGGAGTCATTTTAAAGTCCATCTATGGCCATGATATTGAAGATGTCCGTATTATGGGAGgggataattatattattgcacGCACTCCAGAAACAATGCTTTTGGGAGATATGAATAAAAACCTTTTGAGTGAAATCCCCTGGATGAATAGTGGAG gaaatgaaaaattttattttgaaagtaataaCGTGTGCATGGTGTTTAATGCCGGGGAATTAAATCTTGTCGAATATGGAAAGAATGAACTCATTGGGTCTGTTAGGACAGAATTTATGAATCCACATCTAATTAGTGTTCGAATTAATGAAAGACGGCAAAAAGGAGTGGAGAACAATAAAAAGCTTGCATACTTATTGGATTTGAAAACCATTGCATTGGAAGATCTGGTTTTTGGATATTCCTTAGGTCAGATTACACACGACTCAAAGATAGACTGGTTGGAACTCAATGAAACAGGCCAGCGATTACTTTTTAGAGATAAGCGATCTCGTTTAAATTTGG tggATATAGAAACCATGTATAAAACATCAATTCTCAACTTTTGTACATTTGTACAATGGGTTCCTGGCTCTGATGTTGTTGTTGCTCAAAGTCGTGATCAAATGGGTGTATGGTACAACATTGACTCCCCCGAGAGGGTTACTCTTTTTCCTATCAAAGGAGATGTTGTTGAAGTTCTACGTGAAGATGGAAAAACAGAAGTTATAGTGCAAGAAGGACATCATCAATTATCCTATCAACTTGATGAAGGCTTAATTGAATTTGGGACGGCTCTAGATGATGGAGATTTTAATAGAGCAATTACTTATTTAGAATCTTTGG gaaataatatagaGGCTGAAGCAATGTGGAAAACGTTAGCAAAACTTTCATTAGAAAATAAGCATTTACATGTAGCCGAGAAATGTTGTGCTGCATTGGGTGATGTAAGTAAGGCTAAATACTTGAGAGAAACTCTTAATTTAGCCGATGCTCATGCAGTCATTAATGAAGAATCAGGACTTCAATCCGACGGAATGGATTCTCCAGATGTTTGGGCTCGTTTGTGTATATTAGACAAACAATTTAAAGCGGCTGAGGGGATATatttagaacaaaataaattagatgAGGCAATTGGAATGTACACAAg aCTTAATATGTGGGAAGAAGCTCTTAATTTAGCCGAAGCTAAGGGGCATCCTGAATTAGATACTCTAAGGAATACACATTTTAAATGGCTTCTCGAAACAGGGCAGGAGGAAAAAGCTGGAAGTATTAAAGAGTCTGAAGATAAATACATGGATGCATTGAACCTTTATTTAAGAGCTGGGCTAGCTACACGAGCCTCTAGATTAGTTCAATCTCACAATAATCTAATAGAAGATTCAGATACAGTCGATCGAGTAACTTCAGCATTACTTAGAGGAGAGTTTTATGAACAAGCAGGAGAACTCTTTGAGAAAACACGACAGGATGACAAAGCTTTAGATTGTTTTCGAAAAGGACAATCTTTTAACAGAGCAGTGGAATTAGCACGATATTTATTTCCAAGTGAGGTTGTTGTTCTAGAAGAAGAGTGGGGAGATTACTTGGTGTCCAACAAgcaattag ATGCAGCGATTAATCATTATATTGAGGCTGGACGCACATTGAAAGCCTTGGAAGCTGCTATAAACGCAAAACAATGGAATAAAGCTGTTCAAATAATTAGTGTGATCGACGACGGTGAATCTGGTGAACTGAATAAATACTACTTTAAACTGGGTGGACATTATGCTTCTATCAAGGAGTATAAAATGGCTGAAaccttttatttgaaagggggcatggagaaaattgccattgaAATGTACAATAGTGTAGCAAAATGGGAGGAAGCACATTCACTAGCTAGTCGATTCATGGATACAAATGAA GTAACAGATATGTATGTAGATCAAGCTCAAAAACTAGAAGAGGATGGTCGCTTTAAAGAAGCCGAAAAGTTATATATCTCTGTGCGTGAGCCCGATTTTGCAatttctatgtataaaaaacaaaggcAGTACGATAATATGGTACGCTTGGTGGAAGCATATCATCCTGATCTTGTCAATAGCACTCATGTACATTTAGCTCAGGAGTTGGAACAAGAGGGTAATCATAGAGCAGCTGAGCAACATTTCCTTCAAGCCGGAGATTGGAAATCAGTAGTTCACATGTACAGAGGTAATGATCTATGGGAAGAGGCTTATAGAGTAGCTCAAAATAAAGGAGGAGCAAATGCAGCCAAACAAGTTGCATTCCTTTGGGCTAAAACTCTGGGTGGAGAATCTGCTGTTAAgcttttaaataagtttggaATCCTTGAAGATGGAATTGAGTACGCATGTGAAAGCTATCATTTTGAATTTGCGTTTGAATTGGCTAAACTAGGTGCTGTTGAGAAGACTATAGATATTCATTACAAATTTGCTATGGCATTAGAAGATGATGGAAAGTTCAAAGAAGCAGAGGACGAGTTCGTAAAGGCAAAGAGACCCAAAGAAGCAGTACTCATGTACGTTCATAACCAAGACTGGGAATCAGCACAAAGAGTGGCAGAAGAGCACGATCAATCTTCCGTAGCGGAAGTCCTTGTCGGCCAAGCAAAAGTTGCATTTGAAAGCAAAGACTTTCCTAAATTTGAGAGTTTATTGTTGAGAGCTAAAAAATCCGAATTAGCTATTAAACTTTACAAGAGCTCGGATATGTGGGCAGATGCCTTGAGAGTTTGTCGAGAGTACTCTCCTCATAATCTTACTGAACTTCAACGTGAATATGACTCAATATCATCAAATGATAAGAATAAGAACATGGATGGGCTGATATCACAAGCCCTTCAATGGGAATCCAATGGAGATTATGAAAGGGCCATAGAATGTTATCTTAGAGTTGATGAATCCAATACCAATGGGGACTTAAAAACAGTTTCTTCTGCCTGGACTAGTGCTGCAGAGTTGGCTGTTAAGTTTTTGGATATAAGCAAAGCTGAGAATGTTGCAAAAATTGTTGGACCCAAACTTGTAGGAATACAAAGCTATAACCCAGCTGCTCAAATGTATTTATCCATTGAAATGATCAATGAAGCAATTGATGTTTTTATAAAGGCAGGTGAATGGGGAAAGGCTAAAAAAGTAGCAAAGGAGTTGGAGCCAAGACTCGAGTCATATATAGATCAACG CTATAAAGACTTCTTGAAAAATGAAGGCAAAGCGGAGCAATTAGTATCTGTTGATCTAAATTCTGCACTAGACATGTACGTGGAACAAGGGAATTGGTCAAAAGCCTTGGATACAGCATCTACTCATGGACCAGAGATACTTCACAAATACATTGCTCTCTATGCCACACAACTCATTCGAAGTCAACAAAGCGTTAATGCATTACATCTCTATAAGAAATTTG GGACCCCAGCTAAtccccaaaattttaatatttataagaaaatatcaatggatatatttagtcttaaaaaatgtgattttgatACTTGGTCAATGCTCAGGGATGTCTTATATGATTTatcagataatattaataaggcTCCCTCTTCTATTTCTAAAGCTGCGCATGAagatttcaaacttttattacttatttcccACTTTGGTACTCTCCGCTCCGTTTGTCAAAATCATCAACAGCTCAAAGAAATATCAACTAAATTATCTATATCTTTACTTCGATACTCAGACGTTATCCCTGCAGATAAGGCGTTTTATGAAGCTGGAACGGATTGTCGAGATATTGGGTGGGATAACAtggcttttgtttttttaaatagatatttggATTTATATGAAGCCATGGAGGAAGGATCCCTAGATATGTTAGATAATTCGGATTTTGTAGACACAGATGTTCCTTTTCAGGTCCCACTACCAGAAACTCCCTATTTGAGTGAATCAGAGCATGATAGGATAAAGGAATGGGTTTTGGCTGTATCCATGGATCAAAAAGTAGAACAGCAGTTGCCCTTAGATGAAAGGATGACTTACGAAGCATCTCTTGTAGCTGTTGGTACAG GTGTGATATCACCCACTTGTATTATCACTGGATATCCAGTTCTAggaaacaaaattgaatttagcCATGGGATGGTTGCAAATAAAGAAGATTGGAATAAGTTTGTTATGACGTCAAAAATGATAACTGACaatgatatacaaaatattattcagttccTTAGTTCTTGGAGTGGTATGGGAAATCTAACCCCAGGATTTGCGTTTCAGTAA